The genome window TATCAAAATGCAAAAGGGAGAAATTTTCCACTCCCAGAGGGCATAACTCCCTGGTGATCCTCATGTCAGGAAAAGAGTGAAACTGCTTTTACCGGGAGGTTGGAGGGGAGGTGTCAGTGTGAAGGAAATCAGTAATTCTCTTTCTACATTTTTTCCCTCATTAAATCTCTTCTTTTCCATGATgtccccctcctttctccacatTTTCTCCTCTTagcttttctttcatcttcttccaTCCCAACAGAAATGATACTTTGTCTTTTAATCTTGTTGCTTAACATCTAAACTTCCCACAATACACAAACATAACCACCACTGAATAATGTTTCAAAGTAATACACAACTTAGGGCAAGAAGAGAGGATGAAGTAGGCTAAGGTTAAGACTGGGAAAAAACATTCTCCACTGGTATTTGTAATGCCCAAGCTTCCAGGAGAGATAGAAGCTCAACTCTTTAGGGGAAAGAAGCTTGAATCCTGAGAAACGCTAGGTGGTTAAGGCATCAAGGTGCACACAGCTGTGGCCAATCACAAAATTCCCCCTCACCAAGCTGACTAGGCAGCTGAAACTCAAGGCACCTCCCAGGCTTTTCCCTCTATGGCCCCAAACTTAATATTATATTGAGTAAGGAAGACATGTTTGCTTTTTAAGACTGGGCCCAGGTGAGTCCCTGCTCCTTTCTGAATAGGCTAATTTTCCCCAAACTCCTGAACTTCTTTTTGTTGATTCTTAGTACTACTGTGTTATCTACTCTGCCTTCACTTACTACTCTCCCCCACTTCAGGCTCTATGCTAAAATAAAACTCGGTGCCTTAATGTTCTCAATTGTAAAATAATAGTAACTATAACTATATAACTAACTATAGAGTTAAAATAAACTAATACTTGTAAAGTGTTTAGAACAGTTTGGTACATGAAAggataagaattaaataaaatgaaaataaattaatatatccagattcaaataacagaaagcaatttacaaTGGCAAAACATACTTCAAATAGAAAAGAAGAGCAAATATACAATGTCAACATGTGTCTGTCCAGTCAAATTACCAAGAGAGATACCTGAGGAACCAGGTTTTAGCTTAACGTTCTGTATTTAACTAATTCTAGCCTGGCCCTGAGACATTTAATTATTGAGGAAGAAATAAATCTATCTGTTGAAACCATAGTTTACAAAATGGAAGTGTGGGAATTCACCCTTGGTCTGGGATATCCTGTATCTGACTATTCGTCCCTGAAGTCATTTGCACTTTTACATATTATTTAGATGTTATTTGGAAGCTTCATCATATATTCTAAAAAGGACAGAGTTTGAAGTTAAATGTTTGGACTAAGGGAAAACGACTAATTTTCCTTTGAAGGTGGGGCCATAATGAGATGAAAAAGTAGCTGTAATTTGTAAACTTGGGAACAgaaaaaaggcagaagaaaagaTAGGACAATATAGAAGAAGAGATGATGAGAAAGCCAGCTTCATGAAATTAGACCATGTACTGTGTTTatgtgtgaataaataaattacataatgaCCTCAAACTTATCAACAGGGAACAAAATGCATCTCAAATATTAGGGCTACATATTTGAAAGTATAAAATTGCCACATGAAAATAAAAGCTCTCATTTAAACTTCATCTTCCCTATTTAAAAATTGCCTTcaatacaaaaatgtttttaaaaagatgcctGAAATCTCAAAGATAAATTACCCAAAATTAGTaattataagtttttattttctattaacatTTAGCAAAAAGTGTAGCTACTTTTCCATGCTCGttagaaatattaattttggAACCTGTAAGACAGCTAATCgtattcaaaattatttccatATACTGGTTTTATAAGTTTAATACTTAGAAACttttaaacatttcagaaaatgTTCTCTAGGCGATAGCAATAAAATGTTaagctatgaaaaataaatatatttaactttaaaaaaagaaatatgtcatTTGTAATAAAATCAAATTCCAATCACAGAAATTCAAGGAATATTAGAGATTGCTATGAAAACAGATCCTCTGAatctttgtttaataaaaagtaatagcACTGccgaaagatttttaaaagtttatgttaGAGTACGTACTATCAAAGTATAATATTAAGCTTCTTTAAATTTTAGCATTATATCTGAAAAAGTTCTGACTGCTGCCAGAAGAAAAGCACACTTTAACCAAGCAaagctttctatttctgttaTATTAAGAAGCCACACCCCATACAACTAATGACAGGAAAACATTTCAATTCAAACCTTTAGCACTAACCAGCCTGaagcaaaatttcaaaatatatacaaaaataaaacacaactcacatcttcagagaagaaaaggaaactctgGCTAAATAAGTAGCAATTATGTTGAAGAATTTATATGCTAGGCACGACTGAATGTAAAAACACCAGGCAGTCAACCATAGCGTTAGCACTTTGAGTATGATTAACAGAATGACTTTCAAAGGTCAATTAAATGTCAACACACTCTAAAGAGATATTCTTCTTAAGAATGGTCAAGGTATAATAGCACCTCATAACTTAGGGATACCCTTCTTAACTCAAGGGTAATATGCATGTGATATATATGCAGACTTACAACATGTCACCAACCACATTACTATATAAAGTCCcctatcatcagtttttcaagTTATGAAATGATTAagaggaaaatataactatttatTATATAGCACTTTCCCAATGAAGATGAACTGCAAAGTACATTATAAATGCTAAGATTAAGGTTTATCCCAACAGCTGGCCCCATTTATTCTAAGAAGTCATTCACAAAGATAACCCTTTATTTTCCCTAATATATCACCTTACTACCTAATACAGCCCCACTGACCTTCCCTGAATGCTTATGCTTGAAAAGATTACTAAAAATGGTACATGGTATTCAAAAATTGCCAAGTTTAACATTAGAATTATGTGAGATAGACCCAATCCTAAAAGCATTGAGTGCCATTCTGGCATATTTATCCAAGAACTCAATAAGGGTCCTAATCCCATTCCATATAAGGAAGGCGCAGTTAtcctagaacagtggtcggcaaactgcggcttgcgagccacatgcagctctggCCCCTTGTGTGTGGCTCATCCACAAactaccacgtgcgggcactacctcgataaggaatgtacctacctatatagtttaagtttaacaAATtcggctctcaaaagaaatttcaatcgttgtactgttgatatttggctctgttgactaatgagtttgccgaccactgttagAACCTCAGAATGAGAAGAGACAATCAACATCATTTGGCCCAAACCGCTCCAGTCACAGCTCAAGAAAAGGTAGAAGCACAAAGGTTGAGCCACCTGGCTTAGCTGCCACAGCTCCTTAGTAGATGTGAACTCTTTACTTAGTCCAGTGCTTTTTCACTATATCAAATCTATCATATACTTTCTCTCCATTTAGACTGTAAGGCCAGATTATAGCTGATCAAATAGTTCCTCCTGCCAATGGAATTCAGTAGATAGAACCTTTATGGTGTTAATGATCGGGGAAGGCTCTAAAGAGGTGGGGACTGAAGAATGGGTAGGAACAGGGTGGTTTAATGAGGACAGCAATATGGGCTCTAGAGTGAGTGGGCCATGCTCCAGGAACTATGGAGAGAAAgcttttagaataaataaaataaaaccctggTTTCAAGACCACtacataagccaggcagaggaggTGCAATTTGATTGGAGGACAAATAGAACAATTCAAGGATTCTAATTTTAGAAAACTGATGTAAAGACAGCAGAGACTAGCATAGCAATATGTTTGCAAGACAGAATGGAGGtggaaaaaacagaaacatctgTCTAGAAATAGTAATACTATTTTACAGGGTTATTGCAAGGAAAATGTGAGCTGATGTGAGAAATGGCATTCTGAAAAGTGTTAAGAGCTCTAGCaagtaaaagtatttttaaaagtcgGGGCAAGGGTCTCTCTTATCATGACCCTACATCTTGATGGCATATATATCTCCAAAAAGGCAAATTTCAGAGAAGAGTTAAATTCTAGATATACACCTATGGGGTCAGAGGTAGAAATTGCTTCCCTTCAATAATCCTAAAACCTAGATCCCAAGAGGAAAGACAGCTTCCACCCGAAGCCCCTGCAAGTTCAAGGATCActgatattaaaatacaaaaccagGATTAAAAATCTGAGGCAGACCACATAGTACCTCTCAGTGTgagtcaaaaaaatatatatagtgctAAATAAGGtggtacaaaaaggaaggaggggagaggaaacagCAGCTGAGCCAGGGCGATACATGAAGAAACCCCGGTATTAGCTGGCACTGCAGTCTGcatccttctcctttccctctgctcaACAGCTACGATTTAGTGGTGTGACCTTCCCTTGTGTTCAGAGCTACTTATCTCCTCTTGCGTTGTCTTGCTCTCTTGTCCTTCTTCTACAGCAATTTTCcagaactaaaaagaaataaaaattttaagttattataataaattaaaagctaCATAGAGTATATACTGAGTGATAGTTATTATGTCACTAATTTGTATCTTACATAATTTATGATCTTATGTAATTCCCAAAACAACTCCTATGAGACAAGTACTGTTATCCTCATTTTCCAAGTAGGGGTGAAATGTTAGAGGGTCAAGGATGCAGCTCCACATCATCTAGGTAATAAATGGCAAAGGAAGGATTTAATCAGGTGTAGTGGACGCCTCAGCCTATGCTTTGAACCTCTCTCCTAAACTCTTCTATTTCAATAAACAAGAAAGTCTTCACTTATATGTCAGGGATTTTATGAATACAGATAAAGGTTATAGGATCCATTATATGTTTGTAGTCGGAAGTTTTGACAACAGGGGGCAAGGGGTTTGGGTTCAGCCACATACTAGAAAGTAAAAGTATTTTAGCCAAATTATCAGATTTAGGACTTAAATCTTCAAATGTTAAGTGTTGAACTATGTTGAGGAGATGGCTTTCCATTCAGCATTCTAGCTCTCTCTCAGGCCTTCTGTACCTTGAGATCAATTCCCACTTATTTGCTTGAAACCTTATCTTCCTCGTAAAGAGGTGGTGGTGGCTGGCACTGCCACTCCGACAAATCACACACAGGCTAAGGGTGGTGGTGACAGTGTCCCACAGTAGGAGGGGGTCACAAGAGTCTTGTGCCCAAAGCAGCCGTAACTCTGCTTGTAGGTGGTGTCTTGGTTTGTTTGCAGAAGCAGTTCACGAGGGGGTCCCTGGTCATAGGGCCCAACTAACAGATGAAGTCAACATGTCTGGTGCTGGAGGGGTAGTGATCAGGGCAGCAAGCATCTCAGAATGCTTTTTTATAATGCTCTTAGATTAAAGCAACAGTCACCATTAAACATTGGCAAGAAAGTTCTAACACTATTTCTTAAGATTTAGTGTGATTTAGCAGAATTTTGTTACAAATAGAGATTCTAGGTTCTGCTAACAGAGATTCTGATTCTTTACATGTAGGAAGGTACTCAATAGTCTGAAGTTTTGAAAGTACTACAGAAGATCCTGATACAGGTGGTCCAAGGAGCACACTCTTAGATCCACTGCTCTAATCCCCTACAAGGCTAACTAACCAGCACACCTGCTCTGAAGAGAACACATATTCTACAAAGTTCATTTGTTCAAATATCAATGCTAGGTTCTAGGTTGAATGGTCACTTTTAAATAAGGCCGTTAGACTTTCCAGAGGTTTCCAGGCTTACAAATGTTCAGGGCTTACTTTCTGATATCACTAGACAGACAGATCCCTTGGGAAAAACAAAATACGAATGATGCAGTCCATAAAGGATCTCTTCACACATACTGCTTGTCTAGTGAAGGCTTTCTTGGCAAGATGCTATTTTcagtgattattttatatttggtgTAAGATTGAAGATAATTTTCCCACTGCAAATTTAGTTGATTTCAAAGATACATTTTCCTTTATGCAACTGCATTGAAAGGCTTATTTcatgctattttaaaaacaagtttaaaaatcATCTAAGTCTGAAGTGAAATATTATGGTATGATTAGGCCATTTAGTCACAATGCAAACAGCTATTGATTATTTAAGAAACATACCTTCCTAAGGTTGTGCTCTTCAAAGAAAGCTAGGTCATAATAGGTGTTATGTTAAATCGACTGCCTATCTTTCCAGGTTTCAGAAACCTTAACaattctttgtctcttttcaaATCTGAATCCTTATTTTAAGCTGTAAACTTTCAGGCTAGATACTAGAATTAAGCTCACTTTTTCTGCCAGTTCATTTTTTGAtaccctctttctttcccctaaaGCATGATAATAATTCTCTTTAAGGCTgggccaaaaatatattttaaattatttttatctgagCACTACAacttttattcagcaaatatttgttgaatatatttATGCACTTACatttttttggggaaaataatCACCTTTTGTTGTTATAAGTTCCATGAGAAGATAAAATGCCCAGTGGAGCACTTGCCATCTAGAAAGCACTCTCAGGAGTGGCGGGAAAACTGGGGGAACTTATATATATGAGAACAAAATAATTTCCTTTGTATTCAGTGCTGACAAGTAGatgtttaatatttaagaaaattttggtTAGGAAAAAATGTCTGCTTTCACTTTTCATGGAAATAAATGCAAGTTATCAAAACCAAAAATTAACACTCTATTGTATTACAACACAACCTGTGATGACATTTCAAAACTATTACCAGTCCAAAGCTTTAACATtaataatttatcaaaattatacatGCCACTAACACATCCCAACAAAGATTATGTAAGTGAGCCATCTTGGCCGTCAGTAAAACTGAACACAGCAGCTATTTTCAATCcttcattaaaattatatcaagatgTACTTGCATTATGGGTTACTGTTCCTGTAAGGAAGATTTACATTAGTTTAAGATTTACTTTGGTtataattttccttctctgtcaGAAGTTAGAACCCCATCCCCTactgctccccacccccgccccaagtTTTCACTAGAAAGAagcaatacagaaaaaataacaaggaaaaaaCACCTGCCCTTTTTACTCTCTCCTATGTATAATAATGTAATTAAATATATGTTCTCCCCCTAAACTGAGTCCAGAATTGATGAAGGGATCGCTTGAGGCTACCTGTCACTTCACCTTCAAGCTTGGTTCTCTGTTTCCAGGCCTGACCCCGGCCCCTAGAACTTTAATTGGGGCAGAAAAGTAGACAGCTATtgagaagcattttaaaaataaataatggctcatttatttttttcactgaaaaaaaaaaaattcttggaatACTGTTTGAAAACATCAGACTTAAAAGTTACTTCTCAGTAGAATGAAAGGCGAATCCAGGCACGTGTACACAACTCCTGTAATCTCGTTGAGGCCCAAGGAAAATCTCAAACccagatgtatttttaaaaagcgaAGACATGTATCTCTGAGTCTAGCCTCATATATCACCCATGAGGATATCTAAGTGGTTAAGTCATTTGTCCAAGGTCAAGCAGAGCCAGTTAGttgcaggcagggctggggcgcGACCTTCTCatttttccacccccaccccccaccctcccgcGCAGGCCCTCGGAAGCCCCGGGTCCTGAAGGGTTCCCACGGCGACGGTTCGGGAGTCAGTGGCATGTCAGCGCCTCTTAAGCCCTCGCACTTTTATTTGTTCTCCCCGCCTGCTCTAAAAAGTATTAAAGGCTCTCCGCACGTCTCTCCCCAAGCCTAGGTGCCTCAAACCACATAAGCTCGTCGCGTCCGAAGACAATTTACCCGCAGCCGCAGGCACGGGCGCCCTCGGACCGCTCCGGCCCTCCCTGCAGTCCCCGCCGTCCGCGCCGCGGCCCGGGCTGCCGGCGAGTCCAGAAAGTCACCGGCGGTGACCGCGGACGCCAGGGGCGGGCCGCGCCGCCCCGCGGAGGCGCCGCAAACTTTTCCCGGCTCGCAAGTTGCCCGGCTCGGCGTCCGCGGACCGACTTCCTTCACCGGCCGCGAGGGCGAGGGGGCGCCTCTTTCCCGGGCGGGGCCGAACCGGCCGGGAGGGGGCCGGGCGAGCGGGGGCATCGTCAAGTGGCCGCCGGGGGAGCGCGGCCGCCGGCACCGAGCCCGGCCGCATTGTCTCCGCGGCCTCGGACCCAGCCCcggcggcgggggcggcggcaCGAGCGGGCGCGGCCGAGAGTTGTCCCGAAATTGCCACCCCCTtttcgccgccgccgccgccgctcacCGGGGTCTTTGTGTGTCTCTCGCCGCCCTCGGGGCGCTCCGCCGCTCGCCTGACAGCTGATGGGCTCGCCACGCCGGGTCCCGCGTCCCCCACCGGCGGAGCCCGGCCCGGccgaaggaggagaggaggaggggcgaGCGTTGACAGATGCTGTCTCCCAACGGCCACCACCCGAGGAAAACCGGGACCGGCCTCGGGAGACGCGGCCAAACACCCACCTGAGCACCGTACTCGCCCTTAGAGACCCCTTCCGCGCCGGGTCCCTCGCCCACCCTCCGCCGCCATCCGCCAGCCCCGCTCCGGTCCGGCGCCCGGCGCCCGGCGCCCAGCTCCGTCGCCGAGCGCGCTCGGTCAGGACTCCTGGGGAACCCGCTCCgccccctggctccagcagcctCCAATGGTCTAGACCTACAGGGGCAGTTCTGTCCAATCAAGTGTCGGAAAACCCGGCCAGTCGCCGAGAGTGTAGCCAATAGAAAGCGACTCCGGCAACACACCCCGCCCCGATCCACTGGGAACAAATCGCTCAGAGCTCTCGGTGGGACCCGGATCCCGGCGCCCTGAGCTAGTCAGGTCCGGCCGGGCTGTGTCACGCAGTGCGAGTCTGTCAAGGGAATTCCGGTACTTAAATTACTATGTTATAATATAAGGTGTGGACGAAAATGGGAACACAGGGCGCACCACTTTTGTAGGTCATCTAAATCCCTGCCTGAACTTAAACTGCGAAAAGTTCACACATAAAGGAAAGGTGCACGAACACGTTGTAGCACTATTAACTGTTGGAGGTAAAGACTTTCTGTTTAGAGCACTGCGTTAAAGTAACCAGGCAGCGCTCAGATTAATGCATCCGCCGTCCTGAGCATTTGTATTATTAATAAATTTGCCTGAACGTCAAGTATCTGAAATAGAGGTTTCTATCCTCCAAAACGCAGGCGGTCGTGGTACtgccaacaatttttttttctttcttcactccAGAATGAAAATACAGGAGTTTTAGATTCAACTCATCTTCATTGTGAACTTTATTTCTGCAATAAAGTCACACACTATCTTAAATAGAAGTTGGATGGAATagctgagagagagaagactTGACTAAACCATTGCCTATAAATGACTCTAGCTCTTAAAGTACCTTGCAAATAATAAGCACTCCATtttatagttgtttattttatatgaatAGAATAACTCATTTGTTGTTGGTCATATAAGATTTGTAAACTTTATTGACCTTCTTACTGAAAGTGGACTACACTTTGATGAAAACagcaaaaaatttaacatatttatatatgttaaaatcAAATCACACTTATCTGTATTTCAAATAGTTGTCACATTCACTTTATTTCCTCTGACAATAAACTttgaatttaaacatttttgtccACATGTGACAAGTTCTTTCTGCATAGATTATTTTGGCGACcaaatttgttttaaagatgaTCTGTACAATGAAccagaataaagtaaaaataataatagagatcaaacaagaaaaaaaaaggcttataTTACCATTTTGCTTTTACAGTTGAAACTCAATACACCTTATTAAATTAGCTTCAAGGGATAGCATGAACCCCAAGACTAAGTCTTGTCAAAAGATTCTAGATTGACCTTGAACAAATCTTTTAATGACTAATTCTGTTATGAAGGAACAATAGACTCATCAAGGTGCTGTGGATGCAACCAAGATAGTGATCATAAAGAATGTTGTTCACTTTAACACAGCCTTAAGTGTGTTATTCTCCTTCTCTGCTTTTCAACAGCAAGTATAAAGATATCCACTATCAGCCTAGCAATATTTTCTCTGATTGCATATTTTTTCAATCTGAAAGTTTTCTCTCCAATTAAATGTGAATGAAACTCCTGCCTCCTGATTCTTGAACAAAGCAATACTTCCAGGTTTTCTCCCTTCTTgtgtctctccttttctttaaacttttttttttaaatggagaaggTGTTAAGCGAGAAATTTAATTAATGTTGCCTATGGCTGTCAATGTGCATAGTTTTACATGGAAGTTGTTAATGGCTGGGTCATATATACCCATATAATCAAGTATTTTGCAGCCATTTATCAGGGATTCACTTAAGGTATTTGTGCgtaatttagaaagagaaagcaaatgtgtatttttaaatatatttccatgTGTCATAATAAATTAGTTTACTTTGTTCCAAAATATGCAGTCTATTACAGAAGTTTAATTATTACTTCAAACA of Saccopteryx bilineata isolate mSacBil1 chromosome 1, mSacBil1_pri_phased_curated, whole genome shotgun sequence contains these proteins:
- the LOC136319205 gene encoding putative uncharacterized protein encoded by LINC00472, which codes for MPPLARPPPGRFGPARERGAPSPSRPVKEVGPRTPSRATCEPGKVCGASAGRRGPPLASAVTAGDFLDSPAARAAARTAGTAGRAGAVRGRPCLRLRVNCLRTRRAYVV